The Carassius carassius chromosome 9, fCarCar2.1, whole genome shotgun sequence genome includes a region encoding these proteins:
- the LOC132149185 gene encoding dual specificity protein phosphatase 16-like, translating to MVYYRDSQSERPPLSRILPHLYLGAETDVTQDGLSDRGISYVLSVSRCCPQPSFLPQSQYLRIPIDDSLRDDLLPWIPQALHFIDGAMSRGSSVLVHCAAGISRSPALAVAYVMYNLKMDLDHAYRFVKERRPTISPNFNFLGQLQLFQGTLSLKNNNTNLHVQQSVKPLDNCIQPTNEKNNSSSTVALLTNLNLHNNMDNNCIINGCPEDSKANLHCENKNNQMETIQSQGQCYEVMKPEFTLSLSDKLGALTLRTNPVEVQRSVNVTSQTQQDEPKSNLSKPTYLQIPSLQEKRKSLTLSLSPVSAVTQTHQKGSSVNSCDLRQSSSTVDQTGALDDLGRVHLEPSASETRTEPKEANGFIVEEASARLSISKSQRRKSKLNSSNPRANAELPKTNQLNHSSTRSKRQTRVPCGIITSPEEHFEKEVIGGVEAVEGMVGDRSPLSPVSLTVNKILDWGERMLLGVLLGPRVKLGQAALPYRC from the exons ATGGTGTACTACAGGGACAGTCAGTCCGAGCGGCCACCGTTGTCGCGTATTCTGCCGCATCTGTACCTTGGTGCAGAGACTGACGTAACGCAG GATGGTTTGTCTGACCGAGGCATCTCGTACGTACTGAGTGTGAGCCGATGTTGCCCACAGCCTTCATTTCTACCCCAGTCCCAGTACCTCCGTATCCCAATAGACGACTCCCTGCGGGATGACCTGCTTCCTTGGATTCCTCAGGCGTTGCACTTCATTG ATGGGGCCATGTCACGTGGCTCCTCAGTCCTGGTCCACTGTGCTGCAGGAATCTCTCGGTCTCCAGCACTTGCTGTGGCCTATGTCATGTATAACCTGAAAATGGATCTGGATCATGCATACAG GTTTGTGAAAGAACGCAGACCTACAATTTCACCCAACTTTAACTTCTTGGGGCAGCTGCAGCTCTTCCAGGGGACGCTGTCTTTAAAGAATAATAACACTAACCTTCACGTTCAGCAGTCAGTCAAACCTTTGGATAACTGCATACAGCCCaccaatgaaaaaaacaacagcagttcCACAGTGGCACTGTTAACTAACCTGAACCTTCACAACAACATGGACAACAACTGTATTATTAATGGATGTCCTGAGGATTCCAAAGCAAACTTGCACTGTGAGAACAAGAACAACCAAATGGAAACTATTCAGAGCCAAGGCCAATGCTATGAGGTGATGAAGCCAGAGTTTACATTATCTCTTTCAGACAAGCTCGGAGCGCTCACTCTCCGCACAAATCCTGTAGAGGTACAAAGATCAGTCAACGTCACATCTCAGACACAGCAGGATGAACCAAAGTCCAACCTATCCAAGCCTACTTACCTTCAGATTCCGTCTCTACAGGAGAAACGCAAAAGCCTTACTCTTTCCCTATCACCAGTGAGTGCAGTTACTCAGACTCACCAGAAAGGGTCATCAGTGAACAGCTGTGATCTGAGGCAGAGCAGTTCCACGGTTGACCAGACGGGGGCGTTAGATGACCTCGGAAGAGTCCATTTGGAGCCGTCAGCATCAGAAACCAGAACAGAACCAAAAGAGGCAAACGGTTTTATCGTCGAGGAAGCTTCAGCTAGACTCAGCATCTCGAAATCCCAAAGAAGAAAGAGTAAACTAAACAGCAGTAACCCCAGAGCAAATGCGGAACTACCAAAAACAAACCAACTGAACCATTCAAGCACAAGATCAAAGAGGCAGACCCGGGTACCGTGTGGTATCATAACCTCCCCGGAGGAGCATTTCGAGAAGGAGGTTATTGGTGGTGTAGAAGCAGTGGAGGGTATGGTTGGAGACCGGAGCCCCTTGTCTCCAGTAAGTCTAACAGTCAACAAAATACTGGACTGGGGTGAACGCATGCTGCTTGGGGTCCTACTTGGCCCACGTGTTAAACTGGGACAGGCTGCTTTGCCATACAGATGTTGA